A region of Anolis sagrei isolate rAnoSag1 chromosome 2, rAnoSag1.mat, whole genome shotgun sequence DNA encodes the following proteins:
- the NEMP1 gene encoding nuclear envelope integral membrane protein 1 isoform X1, giving the protein MAGGPLLWGSLALLLLGGSGGEVIQLKENIEYRNNSPERFCYTNDLIPKWHDIWTRIQIRVKSDKMIRVIQVENEEKLKELEGFNIWNYIGSFFKEKLNDTYIAVGLYSSKTCLKVEPIELPSHYSVIVARRLDPKLFVVTFVGLLLYFCSDLMSRSSLFYYSAGTSIGVLGSLLIAIYVVSRLVPKKSPIYLMFVGGWSFSVYLIQLVFRNLQEICRSYWEYLLGYLVIAGCISFAVCYKYGPLENERSINLLTWGLQLLGLLLLYLSIQIPQISIGLIVIAFCTKNLEYPVIWAYAVYRKVFTATAKPSPPRLLTEEEYRIQGEIETRKALEELREYCSSPEFSAWKAVSRIKSPKRFADFVEGSSHVIPNEISVHEQEYGLGGSFLENQLFEEEGEERDDSFDEEDFLDASWPPNYQSFPDREG; this is encoded by the exons ATGGCGGGAGGCCCGCTGCTCTGGGGATCCCTGGCGCTCCTGTTGCTGGGCGGCTCAG GTGGAGAGGTGATTCAACTTAAAGAAAACATCGAATATAGAAACAATTCCCCAGAGCGGTTTTGCTATACAAATGACTTGATACCAAAATGGCATGATATATGGACACGGATTCAG ATTCGAGTGAAAAGTGACAAGATGATCCGGGTCATCCAAGTTGAAAATGAGGAGAAGCTGAAAGAACTGGAGGGGTTCAACATATGGAACTACATTGGTTCCTTCTTCAAAGAGAAGCTCAATGATACTTACATTGCTGTAGGCCTCTACAGTAGTAAAACCTGCCTGAAAGTTGAGCCCATTGAACTACCCTCGCATTACAGTGTCATCGTTGCTCGTA GACTTGATCCCAAGCTCTTCGTGGTTACATTTGTGGGCCTTCTGCTGTACTTTTGTAGTGACTTAATGAGCAG GAGCTCATTGTTCTATTATTCAGCTGGCACAAGCATTGGGGTGCTAGGTTCACTGCTCATTGCCATCTATGTGGTGTCCAGATTGGTGCCTAAG AAAAGTCCCATCTACCTCATGTTTGTGGGAGGCTGGTCTTTTTCCGTTTACCTCATCCAGTTGGTTTTCAGAAACCTGCAAGAGATCTGCAGATCGTACTGGGAATATCTACTGG GTTACCTGGTGATTGCGGGGTGCATCAGCTTTGCTGTGTGTTACAAATATGGCCCTTTGGAGAATGAACGCAGCATCAACCTCCTCACTTGGGGCCTGCAGCTCCTCGGCTTGCTGCTTCTCTACTTGAGCATTCAGATACCTCAGATCTCCATTGGCTTGATCGTCATTGCATTCTGCACTAAAAACTTGGAGTACCCTGTTATCTGGGCCTATGCCGTCTACAG GAAGGTGTTCACAGCCACAGCAAAGCCCAGCCCACCGCGCCTGCTCACTGAAGAGGAGTACCGAATACAGGGGGAAATAGAGACACGCAAAGCGCTGGAGGAGTTGCGGGAGTACTGCAGCAGCCCCGAGTTCTCTGCATGGAAAGCAGTCTCCCGCATCAAGTCTCCAAAGAG ATTTGCTGACTTTGTAGAAGGTTCTTCACATGTCATTCCCAATGAGATCTCGGTCCATGAGCAGGAATATGGACTGGGAGGATCCTTTCTAGAGAACCAACTGTTTgaagaggaaggtgaggaaaGAGATGACAGCTTTGACGAGGAGGACTTCTTGGATGCCTCATGGCCCCCGAACTACCAGAGTTTTCCAGACAGGGAAGGCTAA
- the NEMP1 gene encoding nuclear envelope integral membrane protein 1 isoform X2: MAGGPLLWGSLALLLLGGSGGEVIQLKENIEYRNNSPERFCYTNDLIPKWHDIWTRIQIRVKSDKMIRVIQVENEEKLKELEGFNIWNYIGSFFKEKLNDTYIAVGLYSSKTCLKVEPIELPSHYSVIVARRLDPKLFVVTFVGLLLYFCSDLMSRSSLFYYSAGTSIGVLGSLLIAIYVVSRLVPKKSPIYLMFVGGWSFSVYLIQLVFRNLQEICRSYWEYLLGYLVIAGCISFAVCYKYGPLENERSINLLTWGLQLLGLLLLYLSIQIPQISIGLIVIAFCTKNLEYPVIWAYAVYSRKVFTATAKPSPPRLLTEEEYRIQGEIETRKALEELREYCSSPEFSAWKAVSRIKSPKRFADFVEGSSHVIPNEISVHEQEYGLGGSFLENQLFEEEGEERDDSFDEEDFLDASWPPNYQSFPDREG; this comes from the exons ATGGCGGGAGGCCCGCTGCTCTGGGGATCCCTGGCGCTCCTGTTGCTGGGCGGCTCAG GTGGAGAGGTGATTCAACTTAAAGAAAACATCGAATATAGAAACAATTCCCCAGAGCGGTTTTGCTATACAAATGACTTGATACCAAAATGGCATGATATATGGACACGGATTCAG ATTCGAGTGAAAAGTGACAAGATGATCCGGGTCATCCAAGTTGAAAATGAGGAGAAGCTGAAAGAACTGGAGGGGTTCAACATATGGAACTACATTGGTTCCTTCTTCAAAGAGAAGCTCAATGATACTTACATTGCTGTAGGCCTCTACAGTAGTAAAACCTGCCTGAAAGTTGAGCCCATTGAACTACCCTCGCATTACAGTGTCATCGTTGCTCGTA GACTTGATCCCAAGCTCTTCGTGGTTACATTTGTGGGCCTTCTGCTGTACTTTTGTAGTGACTTAATGAGCAG GAGCTCATTGTTCTATTATTCAGCTGGCACAAGCATTGGGGTGCTAGGTTCACTGCTCATTGCCATCTATGTGGTGTCCAGATTGGTGCCTAAG AAAAGTCCCATCTACCTCATGTTTGTGGGAGGCTGGTCTTTTTCCGTTTACCTCATCCAGTTGGTTTTCAGAAACCTGCAAGAGATCTGCAGATCGTACTGGGAATATCTACTGG GTTACCTGGTGATTGCGGGGTGCATCAGCTTTGCTGTGTGTTACAAATATGGCCCTTTGGAGAATGAACGCAGCATCAACCTCCTCACTTGGGGCCTGCAGCTCCTCGGCTTGCTGCTTCTCTACTTGAGCATTCAGATACCTCAGATCTCCATTGGCTTGATCGTCATTGCATTCTGCACTAAAAACTTGGAGTACCCTGTTATCTGGGCCTATGCCGTCTACAG CAGGAAGGTGTTCACAGCCACAGCAAAGCCCAGCCCACCGCGCCTGCTCACTGAAGAGGAGTACCGAATACAGGGGGAAATAGAGACACGCAAAGCGCTGGAGGAGTTGCGGGAGTACTGCAGCAGCCCCGAGTTCTCTGCATGGAAAGCAGTCTCCCGCATCAAGTCTCCAAAGAG ATTTGCTGACTTTGTAGAAGGTTCTTCACATGTCATTCCCAATGAGATCTCGGTCCATGAGCAGGAATATGGACTGGGAGGATCCTTTCTAGAGAACCAACTGTTTgaagaggaaggtgaggaaaGAGATGACAGCTTTGACGAGGAGGACTTCTTGGATGCCTCATGGCCCCCGAACTACCAGAGTTTTCCAGACAGGGAAGGCTAA